The following coding sequences lie in one Deltaproteobacteria bacterium genomic window:
- a CDS encoding sigma-54-dependent Fis family transcriptional regulator — MAATRILFISRAEFISPIHADLKRHACQAVVVEDRASALKVLESRSFDVIFTQPVLPGYRAQDLFESPLLSGASTPVVVFTDKGSVDEAKLYMELGAQDYWLAPLSWEKIQAILPREVAPPTPVAAARRDASIIGRHPAVIRVLALARQVAPSKATVLISGESGTGKEMFARYIHVHSGRENGPFVAVNCAALPEHLLESELFGHEKGAFTGAISRKLGRFELASGGTLLLDEISEMDLALQAKLLRALQEGEIDRVGGTETVKIDVRVLATTNRNLEQSVERGEFRQDLYYRLNVIPLRLPPLRERGEDALLLAEYFMARYCREYGLGALRLSDEAIAWLLDYAWPGNVRELQNLMERAVLLAGSGPIRPAHFLMDGQEWDPSRSDFAESDASADEMDGDTPPMPLTAAPDADGRIPTIQEMEMHLIMKSLDRTMGNRTKASELLGISVRTLRNKLSEYRKIGLNV; from the coding sequence ATGGCGGCCACACGAATCCTTTTTATTTCACGCGCCGAGTTTATCTCGCCGATCCATGCGGATTTGAAGCGCCATGCATGCCAGGCCGTGGTGGTCGAGGACCGCGCTTCGGCCTTGAAGGTGCTCGAATCTCGCTCCTTTGACGTGATTTTCACCCAACCCGTCCTGCCAGGATATCGGGCCCAGGATTTGTTCGAGTCGCCGCTGCTGTCCGGGGCGAGCACGCCGGTGGTCGTGTTCACGGACAAGGGCAGCGTGGACGAGGCCAAACTGTACATGGAACTGGGCGCCCAGGACTACTGGCTGGCGCCGCTGTCCTGGGAGAAAATCCAGGCGATCCTGCCCCGCGAGGTGGCGCCGCCCACCCCGGTGGCCGCCGCGCGTCGGGACGCGTCCATCATTGGCCGGCATCCGGCCGTGATCCGGGTTTTGGCCCTGGCCAGGCAGGTGGCTCCGTCCAAGGCCACGGTGCTCATTTCCGGCGAATCGGGCACGGGCAAGGAAATGTTCGCGCGCTATATCCACGTCCATTCAGGTCGGGAAAACGGCCCTTTCGTGGCCGTGAACTGCGCCGCCCTGCCCGAACATCTGCTGGAAAGCGAGCTCTTCGGCCATGAAAAAGGCGCTTTTACCGGCGCCATTTCCCGCAAGCTTGGTCGGTTCGAGCTGGCTTCGGGCGGCACCCTGCTCTTGGATGAAATTTCCGAAATGGATCTGGCCCTGCAGGCCAAGCTGCTGCGCGCCCTGCAGGAAGGCGAGATCGATCGCGTCGGAGGCACCGAGACGGTCAAGATCGATGTGCGCGTTCTGGCCACGACCAACCGGAACCTGGAACAGAGCGTGGAGCGGGGGGAATTCCGGCAGGATCTGTACTACCGCCTGAACGTCATCCCCCTGCGGCTGCCGCCATTGCGCGAGCGTGGCGAGGATGCCTTGCTGTTGGCGGAATACTTCATGGCCCGGTACTGCCGCGAATATGGATTGGGCGCCTTGCGCCTGTCCGACGAGGCCATCGCCTGGCTGCTGGATTACGCGTGGCCCGGCAACGTGCGCGAGCTTCAGAACCTGATGGAACGGGCCGTGCTTTTGGCTGGTTCGGGGCCGATCCGACCGGCGCATTTTTTGATGGACGGTCAGGAATGGGACCCCTCGCGGTCGGATTTCGCCGAGTCCGACGCATCCGCCGACGAGATGGATGGCGATACGCCGCCCATGCCCCTGACGGCCGCTCCCGATGCCGATGGCCGCATTCCGACCATCCAGGAGATGGAGATGCACCTCATCATGAAAAGCCTGGACAGAACCATGGGCAATCGGACCAAGGCTTCGGAGCTGCTCGGGATTTCCGTGCGCACCTTGCGCAACAAATTGAGTGAATACAGAAAGATCGGCCTGAATGTCTAA